One genomic region from Nocardia vinacea encodes:
- a CDS encoding FAD/NAD(P)-binding oxidoreductase translates to MSIPANVRMPTVLILGAGFGGLELAACLSESLPGEVRVILVDRNDGFTFGFSKLEILFRDRTPESVRLSYRDLVLPGVEFRQEQVTSIDPQTRHVVTDRTSYNPDFLVVALGADYDPAATQGFVADGHEYYSIHGACRLRDQLAHFDGGNVLISVLSVPFKCPPAPYECAMLLHELLTRRGIRHRTRMHVLTPMDSPIPVSADTSAALVDALAQRGIGYSPGRRVHALDPENHIAATHTGDLAYDLFIGIPTHCVPPVVEASGLTVDGADGWIHVDPRTLATPYPGVYAIGDCADAPVPRAGVFAENAARTVAAHIAAQLRGTPSPGKYLGQGSCYIEFGDGLVGKVDADFLSGPKPVAPFVAPSTELAAEKAEFAATRIRRWFTDQRTVTGNS, encoded by the coding sequence ATGTCCATACCCGCGAACGTTCGAATGCCGACGGTGCTCATTCTGGGGGCCGGATTCGGTGGGCTGGAATTGGCGGCTTGCCTGTCCGAGTCACTGCCCGGTGAGGTTCGGGTAATACTGGTCGACCGCAACGACGGGTTCACGTTCGGTTTCTCCAAGCTGGAGATCCTGTTCCGCGACCGGACCCCGGAATCTGTGCGCCTCAGTTACCGCGACCTGGTCCTTCCCGGAGTCGAGTTCCGGCAGGAGCAGGTCACTTCGATCGACCCGCAGACCCGCCACGTCGTCACCGACCGCACCAGCTACAACCCGGACTTTCTGGTTGTCGCGTTGGGCGCCGATTACGACCCGGCCGCTACCCAGGGGTTCGTAGCGGACGGTCACGAGTATTACTCGATCCACGGAGCTTGCCGACTGCGCGATCAGCTGGCCCATTTCGACGGCGGCAACGTTCTCATCTCGGTGTTGAGCGTTCCGTTCAAGTGCCCGCCCGCACCCTACGAATGCGCGATGCTGCTACACGAACTGCTGACCCGTCGTGGCATCCGCCACCGCACCCGCATGCACGTGCTCACCCCGATGGACTCACCCATCCCGGTCTCCGCGGACACCTCCGCGGCGCTTGTCGACGCACTCGCGCAACGTGGGATCGGCTACTCCCCGGGGCGGCGGGTCCACGCGCTCGACCCGGAGAACCATATCGCGGCCACCCACACCGGCGACCTCGCCTACGACCTGTTCATCGGCATCCCGACCCATTGCGTTCCGCCCGTGGTCGAGGCATCCGGGCTGACCGTCGACGGCGCCGATGGTTGGATCCACGTCGACCCGCGAACCCTCGCCACCCCGTATCCGGGCGTCTACGCCATCGGTGACTGCGCGGACGCGCCGGTGCCGCGCGCAGGGGTGTTCGCAGAGAACGCCGCCCGCACGGTCGCGGCGCATATCGCCGCGCAACTGCGCGGAACACCCTCGCCAGGAAAGTATCTCGGCCAGGGCTCCTGCTACATCGAATTCGGAGACGGTCTCGTCGGCAAGGTCGACGCCGACTTCCTTTCCGGACCAAAGCCGGTCGCGCCGTTCGTCGCACCCTCGACCGAATTGGCAGCCGAGAAGGCCGAATTCGCCGCCACGCGGATTCGGCGCTGGTTCACCGATCAGCGGACCGTGACCGGGAACTCCTGA
- a CDS encoding cutinase family protein, which translates to MGDRKVVLFKKWPIASAFAVLAIAASAVLGPHAAAQSCAAVDLVVARGAQEPGYLGTFVGDPLYDAMRQALPVSVHAYSVNYSANLTDVSAGSADLVAHVAYLAAACPDEQFILAGYSLGAGVVHAALGTGIFTGLPGVVQLPGDLVDRVAVVLLFGDPLRSIGWSVPDQYSDRTAEFCAAGDPVCGAGTDPGAHARYGDFIGAAVGFSAAHL; encoded by the coding sequence ATGGGCGACCGAAAGGTGGTTCTGTTCAAAAAGTGGCCGATTGCATCGGCATTCGCGGTCTTGGCGATCGCGGCGAGTGCCGTGCTCGGTCCGCATGCCGCAGCACAATCGTGTGCTGCGGTGGATCTGGTCGTGGCGAGGGGAGCCCAGGAACCCGGGTACCTCGGAACCTTCGTCGGTGATCCGCTGTACGACGCGATGCGGCAGGCATTACCGGTGAGCGTGCATGCGTATTCGGTGAACTACTCCGCGAATCTGACGGATGTGAGCGCGGGTAGCGCCGATCTGGTCGCACATGTCGCTTATCTAGCCGCGGCCTGCCCGGATGAACAGTTCATACTCGCCGGCTACTCGCTGGGGGCGGGCGTCGTGCATGCCGCGCTCGGCACCGGTATCTTCACCGGGCTGCCGGGGGTGGTGCAACTGCCCGGCGATCTCGTCGACCGCGTGGCCGTCGTCCTGCTCTTCGGCGACCCGCTGCGCTCGATCGGGTGGAGCGTTCCCGACCAGTACTCCGACCGCACCGCCGAATTCTGCGCGGCAGGCGACCCGGTCTGTGGCGCCGGCACCGACCCCGGGGCGCACGCCCGCTACGGCGATTTCATCGGTGCCGCAGTGGGATTCAGCGCAGCGCATTTGTAG
- a CDS encoding DUF1330 domain-containing protein — MPKGYVILTEAIRDPAGMDEYGRAAGRSMAEFGAAPLVVDGNPEVLEGSWHGDRTVVMEFPSVEAARAWYESESYARAKPLRHAAADANAVIVAGFEMPPHE; from the coding sequence ATGCCGAAGGGATACGTGATCCTGACCGAAGCAATTCGGGATCCGGCGGGTATGGACGAGTACGGGCGTGCGGCGGGACGGTCGATGGCGGAATTCGGCGCGGCGCCCCTGGTCGTCGATGGCAATCCGGAGGTCCTCGAAGGTTCCTGGCACGGCGATCGGACGGTCGTGATGGAATTTCCCTCGGTGGAGGCTGCGCGCGCCTGGTACGAGTCGGAGAGCTACGCGCGAGCAAAGCCGTTGCGGCACGCAGCCGCCGACGCCAACGCGGTCATAGTCGCAGGTTTCGAAATGCCGCCGCATGAGTGA
- a CDS encoding carboxyl transferase domain-containing protein: MFSRIAIVNRGEAAMRLIHAVRDLAAETGRPIETVALHTDVDRNATFVREADIAYDLGPASARPYLDLKALERALVTTKADAAWVGWGFVAEDPAFAELCEQIGVTFIGPSPEAMRKLGDKIGAKLIAEEVGVPVAPWSRGAVETVDAALAAAADIGYPLMLKATAGGGGRGIRVVTNEAELVDAYERTRQEAARAFGSGVVFLERLVTGARHVEVQVIADGQGTAWALGVRDCSVQRRNQKVIEESASPVLRPEQAAELKQSAERLAIAVEYRGAATVEFLYHPGDELFAFLEVNTRLQVEHPITEYTTGFDLVRAQLLVASGGKLEGEPPAERGHAIEARLNAEDPDRDFAPAPGRIARLDLPAGPGIRVDTGVSEGDTIPADFDSMIAKIIAYGRDREQALGRLRRAMAQTRVVIEGGATNKSFVLDLLNQPEVIDASADTGWIDRVRAEGRLVSHQHSAVAVAVAAIDAYEEDERVERHRLLSTAAGGRPQVQHQSGRPHDLKLRGVGYRVRVARIGAHRFRVGIEAGGEMRAADIDLERFDRHTGQIVVNGVRYRVITGTHGPIHLVDVDGVTHRINRDEGGVVRSPAPALVVATPLEVGAEVEAGAPVLVLESMKMETVLRAPFRARLKECAVTVGTQVETGAPLMRLEPLVEDDEAADAEEVASVELDLPDEPAADRPYEGTARSLQDLRSLLLGFDVDPHNERRVLDHYLAVRRAAIADNRRPLADEIELVQVFSDLSELSHNRSWDEDGIQGHVHSAREYFHTYLQSLDVERAGLPESYQAKLAKALGHYGVTELDRSPELEAAVFRIFLAQQRPSDTVTVITTLLREWLGEPVPDRALREPVGLALERLVAATQVRFPVISDLTRGLVYSWFGQPLLRRNRARVYTNVRKQLSHLDAHPETPDRPERISEMVRSTEPLVRLLGQRLVRGSADNTAMLEVLTRRYYGNKGLAGVHTREVGGCTFVIAERRGLSLVSAAVSFDALDTVLRGLTELTSVAASIEVDIYLSWEKQPEDFDAMAAALQEVLGARPLPNQIHRITATVAGSGGAVMHHHFTFRPSATGMAEERLIRGLHPYIAERMQMKRLRKFDLTRLPSSDEEIYLFRCIAKDNASDERLVAFAQVRDLAALREHDGRLLALPTAESTIASCLDSIRRAQSQRPSAKRFHTNRVVMYIWPPVEMTRAELETIVDRVRPTSAGAGLEEILLIARHRDRRSGELIKVAVRISFDATGGTEVTIGERSGEVVEPIDEYRQKVLRASSRNTVYPYELTGLLGEFAEYDLDSDHTLVPVDRPKGRNKAAIVAGVVTTPTEQYPDGITRVVLLGDPTKSLGALSEPECRRVIAAMDLAEQMQVPLEWYALSSGARISMQSGTENMDWVAAALKRIVEFTQDGGEINIVVSGINVGAQPYWNAEATMLMHTKGILVMTPDSAMVLTGKQALDFSGGVSAEDNFGIGGYDRVMGPNGQAQYWAPNLHAAREVLMSHYDHTYVAPGEQSPRRSRTSDPIDRDVSDFPHVVAGSDFTTVGEIFSATANPDRKKPFDIRTVMRAVADQDHPVLERWAGMADAETAVVQDARLGGMPVCLLGIESRGVPRRGYPSTDGPDTYTAGTLFPQSSKKAARAINGASGNRPLVVLANLSGFDGSPESMRKLQLEYGAEIGRAIVNFQGPIVFCVISRYHGGAFVVFSKLLNPNMTVLALEGSFASVLGGAPAAAVVFSGEVDARTAADQRVRDLEARAANALGADRAALTAERDEVRSSIRTEKLGEVAAEFDRVHNIQRAVEVGSVDAIIRAAELRPRIIEAIEAGLPG; encoded by the coding sequence GTGTTCAGCCGCATCGCCATCGTGAACCGGGGAGAGGCCGCTATGCGCCTCATCCATGCCGTCCGAGATCTGGCCGCGGAGACCGGGCGACCGATCGAAACCGTTGCTTTGCACACCGATGTCGACCGGAACGCGACATTCGTGCGCGAGGCCGATATCGCCTATGACCTCGGTCCGGCGTCCGCGCGTCCGTATCTGGATCTGAAGGCGCTCGAGCGCGCTCTGGTGACGACCAAGGCCGACGCCGCATGGGTCGGTTGGGGTTTCGTCGCCGAGGATCCGGCATTCGCCGAGCTGTGCGAGCAGATCGGCGTCACCTTCATCGGCCCCAGTCCGGAGGCCATGCGCAAGCTCGGTGACAAGATCGGTGCGAAGCTGATCGCGGAGGAAGTCGGCGTGCCTGTCGCGCCGTGGAGCCGCGGTGCCGTCGAGACCGTGGACGCCGCCCTCGCGGCCGCCGCCGACATCGGCTACCCGCTGATGCTCAAGGCGACCGCCGGTGGCGGCGGCCGGGGTATCCGGGTCGTCACGAACGAGGCCGAGCTCGTCGATGCCTACGAGCGCACCCGTCAGGAAGCCGCGCGTGCGTTCGGCAGCGGCGTGGTCTTCCTGGAACGGCTGGTGACCGGCGCCCGGCACGTCGAGGTCCAGGTGATCGCCGACGGCCAAGGCACCGCGTGGGCGCTCGGCGTCCGCGACTGCTCGGTGCAGCGGCGCAATCAGAAGGTCATCGAGGAGTCGGCGTCTCCGGTGCTGCGCCCCGAGCAGGCAGCCGAGCTCAAGCAGTCGGCTGAGCGGTTGGCGATCGCGGTCGAGTATCGCGGCGCGGCGACCGTCGAATTCCTGTACCACCCGGGCGACGAGCTGTTCGCATTCCTCGAGGTCAATACCCGACTGCAGGTCGAACACCCGATCACCGAGTACACCACCGGTTTCGACCTGGTTCGGGCGCAGCTGCTGGTGGCATCGGGCGGCAAGCTCGAGGGCGAACCGCCGGCCGAGCGCGGGCACGCGATCGAGGCCCGGCTCAACGCGGAGGATCCGGACCGCGACTTCGCGCCCGCTCCAGGCCGCATCGCCCGGCTGGATCTGCCCGCCGGGCCGGGCATTCGAGTCGACACCGGTGTCAGCGAGGGCGACACAATTCCCGCCGACTTCGACTCGATGATCGCCAAGATCATCGCCTACGGACGAGACCGCGAGCAAGCGCTGGGCCGGCTGCGCCGGGCAATGGCGCAGACCCGGGTCGTCATCGAGGGCGGCGCGACGAACAAGAGCTTCGTGCTCGATCTGCTGAACCAGCCCGAGGTGATCGACGCCAGCGCGGACACCGGCTGGATCGACCGTGTTCGCGCCGAGGGACGCCTCGTATCGCATCAACACTCCGCGGTCGCGGTGGCCGTCGCCGCCATCGATGCCTATGAAGAGGACGAGCGGGTCGAGCGGCACCGGCTGTTGTCCACGGCGGCCGGTGGACGGCCCCAGGTGCAGCACCAGAGCGGTCGCCCGCACGACCTGAAGTTGCGTGGCGTCGGATACCGGGTGCGCGTGGCACGGATCGGTGCGCACCGGTTCCGCGTCGGCATCGAAGCGGGTGGCGAGATGCGTGCCGCCGATATTGATCTCGAGCGTTTCGACCGCCACACCGGGCAGATCGTGGTCAACGGCGTCCGCTACCGCGTGATCACCGGCACGCATGGGCCGATACATCTGGTCGATGTCGACGGTGTGACCCATCGGATCAACCGTGACGAGGGTGGCGTCGTCCGCTCGCCCGCCCCCGCGCTGGTCGTTGCCACGCCGCTGGAGGTCGGTGCCGAGGTCGAGGCGGGCGCACCGGTGCTGGTACTCGAGAGCATGAAGATGGAAACGGTGCTGCGCGCGCCGTTCCGGGCTCGGTTGAAGGAATGCGCTGTTACCGTCGGCACCCAGGTCGAGACCGGCGCGCCGCTGATGCGGCTGGAGCCGCTCGTCGAGGACGACGAGGCCGCGGACGCCGAGGAGGTCGCGTCGGTCGAACTGGACCTGCCCGACGAGCCCGCAGCGGACCGACCGTACGAGGGCACCGCCCGCAGCCTGCAGGACCTGCGCAGCTTGCTGCTCGGCTTCGACGTCGACCCGCATAACGAGCGCCGCGTGCTCGACCACTACCTCGCCGTGCGCCGGGCGGCCATCGCGGACAACCGCAGGCCCCTCGCCGACGAGATCGAACTCGTGCAGGTGTTCTCCGACCTGTCCGAACTGAGCCACAACCGGTCGTGGGACGAGGACGGCATCCAGGGCCACGTTCACAGCGCCCGCGAGTACTTCCACACCTACCTGCAGAGCCTCGATGTCGAGCGGGCCGGGCTGCCGGAGTCGTACCAGGCCAAGCTTGCCAAGGCGCTCGGGCATTACGGCGTCACCGAACTGGATCGTTCCCCGGAGCTCGAAGCCGCCGTCTTCCGGATCTTCCTCGCCCAGCAGCGGCCGTCCGACACCGTCACGGTCATCACCACCTTGCTGCGCGAGTGGCTGGGCGAGCCGGTGCCGGACCGGGCGCTGCGCGAGCCGGTCGGTCTGGCGCTGGAGCGGCTGGTGGCCGCGACGCAGGTGCGCTTCCCCGTGATCTCCGACCTCACCCGCGGTCTGGTGTATTCCTGGTTCGGCCAGCCGCTGTTGCGGCGCAACCGCGCCCGCGTCTACACCAATGTTCGTAAACAGCTGAGCCACCTCGACGCGCACCCGGAAACCCCCGATCGCCCCGAGCGCATCTCCGAGATGGTGCGCAGCACCGAGCCGCTGGTGCGGCTGCTCGGGCAGCGGTTGGTGCGCGGCAGTGCCGACAACACGGCCATGCTCGAGGTGCTGACCCGTCGGTACTACGGCAACAAAGGTCTGGCCGGTGTGCACACCCGCGAGGTCGGCGGGTGCACCTTCGTGATCGCCGAGCGCCGGGGCCTGAGCCTGGTATCGGCGGCGGTGAGTTTCGACGCGCTCGACACCGTGCTGCGTGGTCTCACCGAACTGACGAGTGTGGCCGCGTCCATCGAGGTCGACATCTATCTGAGCTGGGAGAAGCAGCCGGAGGACTTCGACGCGATGGCGGCCGCACTGCAGGAAGTGCTCGGTGCTCGGCCGTTGCCGAACCAGATCCACCGGATCACCGCCACCGTCGCGGGCAGCGGCGGTGCGGTGATGCACCACCACTTCACCTTCCGCCCGTCCGCCACCGGCATGGCCGAGGAGCGGTTGATCCGCGGCCTGCATCCGTACATCGCGGAGCGGATGCAGATGAAGCGGCTGCGCAAGTTCGACCTCACCCGGCTCCCGTCCTCGGACGAGGAGATCTACCTGTTCCGGTGCATCGCGAAGGACAACGCGTCCGACGAGCGTCTCGTCGCATTCGCGCAGGTGCGTGACCTGGCCGCGCTGCGCGAGCACGACGGCAGGCTGCTGGCGCTGCCGACGGCCGAGAGCACCATCGCCTCCTGCCTCGACTCGATCCGCCGGGCGCAGTCGCAGCGGCCGTCGGCCAAGCGGTTCCACACCAACCGCGTCGTGATGTACATCTGGCCGCCGGTCGAGATGACCCGCGCCGAGCTGGAGACGATCGTCGACCGGGTGCGGCCGACGAGCGCGGGTGCCGGGCTGGAGGAGATCCTGCTCATCGCACGGCACCGGGACCGGCGGTCCGGTGAGTTGATCAAGGTCGCCGTGCGCATCTCGTTCGACGCTACCGGCGGCACCGAGGTGACCATCGGTGAGCGGTCCGGCGAGGTGGTCGAGCCGATCGACGAGTACCGGCAGAAAGTGCTGCGGGCCAGTAGCCGCAACACCGTGTACCCGTACGAACTGACCGGCCTGCTCGGTGAGTTCGCCGAGTACGACCTCGACTCCGATCACACGCTCGTCCCGGTCGACCGGCCCAAGGGACGTAACAAGGCCGCGATCGTCGCGGGCGTGGTCACCACACCGACCGAGCAGTATCCGGACGGCATCACCAGGGTGGTGCTGCTCGGTGATCCGACGAAATCGCTCGGCGCGCTCTCGGAACCGGAGTGCCGCCGCGTAATCGCCGCGATGGACCTGGCCGAACAGATGCAGGTGCCGCTGGAGTGGTACGCGCTGTCCTCCGGCGCCCGGATCTCGATGCAGTCCGGCACCGAGAACATGGACTGGGTGGCGGCGGCGCTCAAGCGGATCGTCGAATTCACCCAGGACGGCGGCGAGATCAACATCGTGGTCTCGGGCATCAACGTCGGCGCGCAGCCGTACTGGAACGCCGAGGCGACGATGCTCATGCACACCAAGGGCATCCTGGTGATGACGCCGGATTCGGCGATGGTGCTCACCGGCAAACAGGCGCTGGACTTCTCCGGTGGTGTGTCGGCCGAGGACAATTTCGGTATCGGCGGCTACGACCGGGTGATGGGCCCGAACGGGCAGGCGCAGTACTGGGCGCCGAACCTGCACGCCGCGCGGGAGGTGCTGATGTCGCACTACGACCACACCTATGTGGCGCCCGGCGAGCAGTCGCCGCGGCGGTCGCGGACCAGCGACCCCATCGATCGCGACGTCTCCGACTTCCCGCATGTCGTGGCGGGCAGCGACTTCACCACGGTCGGCGAGATCTTCTCCGCCACGGCGAACCCGGACCGCAAGAAGCCGTTCGACATCCGGACCGTGATGCGGGCGGTGGCCGATCAGGACCACCCGGTGCTGGAACGCTGGGCGGGGATGGCTGACGCCGAGACGGCCGTGGTGCAGGACGCGCGGCTCGGCGGTATGCCGGTGTGCCTGCTGGGCATCGAGTCCAGGGGAGTACCGCGCCGCGGCTACCCGTCCACCGACGGCCCGGACACCTATACGGCGGGCACGTTGTTCCCGCAGTCGTCGAAGAAGGCCGCGCGGGCGATCAACGGGGCCAGCGGCAATCGGCCGCTCGTGGTGCTGGCGAACCTGTCGGGCTTCGACGGTTCGCCGGAATCGATGCGGAAGTTGCAGCTCGAGTACGGTGCAGAGATCGGCCGCGCGATCGTGAACTTCCAGGGCCCCATCGTGTTCTGCGTGATCTCGCGCTATCACGGCGGCGCGTTCGTGGTGTTCTCGAAGCTGCTCAACCCGAATATGACCGTGCTCGCGCTGGAAGGCTCGTTCGCCTCGGTGCTCGGCGGCGCCCCAGCGGCCGCGGTGGTGTTCTCCGGCGAGGTCGATGCCCGTACGGCAGCCGATCAGCGAGTGCGGGATCTCGAGGCACGTGCCGCGAACGCGCTGGGCGCCGACCGTGCGGCTCTGACGGCGGAACGCGACGAGGTCCGGTCGTCGATTCGAACGGAGAAACTCGGCGAGGTCGCGGCGGAATTCGACCGCGTGCACAACATTCAGCGCGCCGTGGAGGTCGGTTCGGTCGACGCCATCATCCGCGCCGCCGAACTGCGCCCCCGCATCATCGAAGCCATCGAGGCGGGTCTGCCGGGCTGA
- a CDS encoding lipase family protein: MAVVSALSLAAVVACVGPGQASADPVNDFYVPPAQFDATRGAVIKTVDTSVYLAQPTDNGKWPIPAKQVMYTTRTEDDAPVAATGIFIDADQPWRGSGPRPTIIIGPGTTGQGDQCAMSLAFSTGVYARVTPPALSVNQEALAALAWNSLGARVFVTDYIGMGTPGVHTYVNRIEEAHAVLDGARAANALSGSGTDTPLAFWGYSQGGGATAAAAEMQSGYAPELNLKGTWAGAPTADLSEILRQVDGVLISGVTGFAINGLLARHPDLQPQLDARTTPEGKALLRELADECIADVIFLHPFMRSADFTVDHRAMSDHLREIPELVGILDRLRIGSLKPTSPVFITSGRNDDTVPYGQAGQLAADWCGHGATVTFRTNELPPILSGTTIPNHFGPELIDGYGTNNAIGYLVDRLNGLPVTGCTID, translated from the coding sequence ATGGCGGTCGTGAGCGCGCTGAGCCTGGCCGCTGTGGTCGCCTGCGTCGGGCCGGGGCAAGCCTCGGCCGACCCGGTGAACGATTTCTACGTTCCCCCTGCACAATTCGACGCGACGCGCGGAGCCGTTATCAAGACCGTCGATACCTCGGTGTACCTGGCGCAGCCGACGGACAACGGCAAGTGGCCGATACCGGCGAAACAGGTCATGTACACAACGCGGACCGAGGACGACGCCCCGGTCGCGGCCACCGGCATCTTCATCGATGCCGACCAGCCATGGCGCGGCTCCGGTCCGCGGCCGACCATCATCATCGGCCCCGGCACCACGGGGCAAGGCGATCAGTGCGCGATGTCGCTGGCCTTCTCCACGGGGGTCTATGCCCGAGTCACGCCGCCGGCGCTGTCGGTCAATCAGGAGGCGCTCGCGGCGCTGGCATGGAATTCCTTGGGCGCGCGCGTTTTCGTGACCGACTACATCGGCATGGGCACACCTGGAGTTCATACCTACGTCAACCGCATCGAGGAGGCGCACGCTGTCCTCGACGGGGCCCGCGCGGCGAATGCACTGTCCGGCAGCGGAACCGACACCCCGCTGGCCTTCTGGGGCTATTCGCAAGGCGGCGGGGCGACTGCCGCGGCGGCCGAGATGCAGTCCGGCTACGCCCCCGAATTGAATCTGAAGGGCACCTGGGCCGGTGCGCCGACAGCGGACCTCTCCGAGATATTGCGGCAGGTCGACGGAGTGCTCATCAGCGGCGTGACCGGATTCGCTATCAACGGCCTGCTCGCCCGCCATCCGGACTTACAACCGCAACTCGACGCGCGCACCACGCCCGAGGGCAAGGCGCTGCTGCGTGAGCTGGCCGACGAGTGCATCGCCGATGTCATCTTCCTGCACCCGTTCATGCGGTCCGCCGATTTCACCGTCGACCACCGCGCAATGTCGGATCATTTGCGCGAGATCCCGGAACTCGTCGGCATTCTGGACCGACTGCGCATCGGCTCACTGAAGCCGACCAGTCCGGTGTTCATCACCAGCGGCCGCAATGACGACACCGTCCCCTACGGCCAGGCCGGGCAACTGGCGGCCGACTGGTGCGGCCACGGCGCGACCGTCACCTTCCGCACCAACGAGCTGCCGCCCATCCTGTCCGGGACCACCATCCCGAACCACTTCGGTCCGGAGCTGATCGACGGCTACGGAACCAATAACGCGATCGGCTATCTCGTCGACCGGTTGAACGGATTGCCCGTGACGGGATGCACCATCGATTGA
- a CDS encoding LLM class flavin-dependent oxidoreductase has product MVGDRKRDVIHAAKEVATLDRISHGRFVFGVGTGWNCEEMADHGTDPRARPRWNYRSRPPVPRLRA; this is encoded by the coding sequence GTGGTTGGCGATCGAAAGCGCGATGTCATCCACGCCGCGAAGGAGGTCGCCACACTTGACCGAATCTCGCACGGGCGCTTCGTATTCGGTGTCGGCACGGGCTGGAATTGCGAGGAGATGGCCGATCACGGGACCGATCCGCGTGCGCGCCCTCGATGGAATTACCGAAGTCGCCCACCGGTACCTCGTCTGAGGGCCTAG
- a CDS encoding sulfite oxidase translates to MTELVSRAQGVRFDELALATRNHGMQLEGMRYDVTPIGMHYLLIHFDIPEIDASSWRLRVTGNVERELELSLDDIRSRPATTIPVTLECAGNGRTGMDPRNISQPWGLEAIGTAVWTGTALGGILDGCGIRDEAVEVVFTGADRGFQDNVEHDYQRSLPIGECRRPEVLLAYEMNGTPLPPQHGFPLRLLVPGWYGMTSVKWLRNIEVVDRPFTGFQQTAAYRYQRDAEDPGLPVSRIRVRALMIPPGIPDFQSRRRTVEAGAVVLCGRAWSGTSPVVGVEVGVDGVWRDAQLDRSVAEFAWCSWSYTWDVGPGEYRLSCRATDADGNVQPAEQFWNRQGMGNNLIQEFPVTVR, encoded by the coding sequence ATGACCGAACTCGTCTCGCGCGCGCAGGGCGTCCGGTTCGACGAGCTCGCGCTGGCGACGCGCAACCACGGCATGCAACTCGAGGGCATGCGGTACGACGTCACGCCCATCGGCATGCACTACCTGCTGATTCATTTCGATATCCCGGAGATCGACGCATCGTCGTGGCGGCTGCGGGTTACCGGGAATGTCGAGCGCGAACTGGAGCTATCGCTCGACGACATCAGGTCGCGACCGGCGACGACGATTCCGGTCACCCTCGAATGCGCGGGTAACGGACGCACCGGGATGGACCCGCGCAACATCAGCCAACCGTGGGGTCTCGAGGCGATCGGCACGGCGGTATGGACCGGCACCGCACTCGGTGGGATTCTCGACGGCTGCGGTATCCGGGACGAGGCGGTCGAGGTCGTATTCACCGGGGCTGATCGCGGATTCCAGGACAATGTGGAGCACGACTATCAACGCTCCCTGCCCATCGGCGAATGCCGCAGACCCGAAGTTCTGCTGGCCTACGAGATGAATGGCACACCGCTTCCGCCGCAGCACGGCTTTCCATTGCGGCTGCTCGTCCCCGGGTGGTACGGCATGACGAGCGTCAAATGGCTGCGGAATATCGAAGTCGTCGACCGGCCCTTCACCGGATTCCAACAGACGGCGGCCTATCGGTACCAACGCGACGCCGAGGATCCGGGGCTACCGGTGTCGCGGATCAGGGTGCGTGCGTTGATGATTCCGCCCGGCATTCCCGATTTCCAGAGTCGGCGACGCACGGTCGAGGCCGGTGCCGTCGTTCTCTGCGGCCGTGCGTGGTCCGGAACCTCGCCCGTGGTCGGCGTGGAGGTCGGTGTCGACGGCGTCTGGCGGGACGCCCAATTGGATCGTAGCGTCGCCGAATTCGCTTGGTGCAGTTGGAGTTACACCTGGGATGTGGGACCGGGCGAGTATCGACTCAGCTGCCGTGCCACCGACGCGGATGGAAATGTGCAACCGGCCGAGCAATTCTGGAACCGCCAGGGCATGGGTAACAACCTGATTCAGGAGTTCCCGGTCACGGTCCGCTGA